From the genome of Rathayibacter sp. VKM Ac-2804:
CCGGTAGTTGGTGCCGCCCCGGCCCTTGCTGACCGCCGCGACGAAGTCGGCGTCGTTCTGATAGAGATTGCGCTCCATCTCGTCGAGGAGCCGTTGCTCGTGTTCCGAAAGCGGCATCGGGACCCCTTCAGGGAGTGGCGTCGACCCGGCGGGGACGGCACCGAGGTGGGCGGGCGGTCTGCTCGACCGGGCTGGTGGCGCTTCAGTGTAGACCGAGGCCCGCCGAGGCGCCAGGCGCCATCGGTGCATAGGCTGGTCGGGTGAACCACAGCACTCGTCTGGTCGATCGCGTCCAGTTCCGAATCGATGAATTCCTCACCGGGCGCACGCCAATTCTGCGCTCCATCGGAGAGGACGTCTCCGCCCTCGGCGACCTTTCGCGGGACTTTCTCAGCGGGGGCAAGCGCTTCCGGGCGCGCTTCTGCGAGGCGGGCTGGACGGCGGTCTCCGCGGTGCCGAGCGACGTCCACCGGAGCGCGTCCGATCCGATCGCGCGCGTCGGCGCGAGCCTCGAGCTCTTCCACGCCGCGGCGCTCGTCCACGACGACGTGATCGACAACTCCGACACCCGCCGGGGGGCGCCGGCGGCGCACCGCCGGTTCTCCGCGCTGCACGAGGACGGCGGCTGGTCGGGCTCGGCGGACGAGTTCGGCCGCTCCTCCGCGATCCTGCTCGGCGACCTGCTGCTGGTCTGGTCGGACGAGATCTTCGCGGACGCCGAGTGGGCGCTCGAGGACCGCACCGCGGCGGCGCGGGCCCGCGCAGAGTTCAACCTGATGCGCACGGAGGTGACGCTGGGCCAGTACCTCGACATCCTCGAGGAGAGCGCGTGGGTCCGCCACCCTGAGCACGAGCACCTCGAGCGCTCGGAGCGCGTGGTGGTCTTCAAGAGCGCCAAGTACAGCATCGAGGCGCCGCTCGCCATCGGCGGCTCGCTCGGCGGCGGCGACGACGCCCAGATCGACGCGCTGCGCGGATTCGGCCTGCCGCTCGGCATCGCCTTCCAGCTGCGCGACGACGTCCTCGGCGTGTTCGGCGACCCGGTCGTGACGGGCAAGCCGGCGGGCGACGACCTCCGCGAGGGCAAGCGGACCGTGCTGCTCGGCCTCGCCCGCGCCGCGGCGTCGTCGAGCGAGCGCGACGAGCTCGACGCCGTCGTCGGCCGCACCGACGCGAGGGCCGACGACATCGCCCGGGCTCAGGAGATCGTCGCCGGCTCCGGAGCGCTCGACCGGCTCGAGGAGCGCATCGCCCGCGAGGTGGCGGCGGCCCTGGCCGTGCTGCCCGACGCCCCGCTGCGCGAGGAGGGCCTGGCGGAGCTGCGCGAGCTCGCCGACCGCGTCACCGCGCGCACGGCGTAGGACCTGAGGTCGCGGGCGGCTCAGCCCTGTCCGGTCAGGCCAGCGCCTGGGCGACGCGGCGCACCTCGGCCTTGCGGCCGGCGAGCAGCGCCTGCACGGGGCTGGTGCCGAGGCTGTCCTCGTCCGCGAGCAGCCAGTCGATCGCCTCGTCGTCCGAGAAGCCCTGGTCCGAGAGCAGGATCGCCGTGCCGCGGATCTCGCTCAGCGGCTCGCCGTCGCGGAGGAAGACGGAGGGGACTACGAGCCTGCCGTCGCGGCGCGTGCCGAGCAGGTGGCGCTCCTCGAGGAGGCGGCGCACCCGGCTGACGCCGAGACCGGTGACCTCGACCAGGTCGGGAACGGTCAGCCACTCGATCTCGGGAGTGGACGGGGAGGCGGAGGCAGCGGACGAGTCGGTCACCCGTCAAGAGTGCCACGAGCCGCCTCCGCGTTGCACGCCGGTTGTCCGGAGGGTCTTGCCTAGACTCGTCGCGTGACCACCAGCCAGCTCGACCCTCTCCTCGGCCGTCTCGTCGACGGCCGGTACGAGGTGCGCTCCCGCATCGCGCGGGGCGGCATGGCCACCGTCTACCTGGCGCACGACCAGCGCCTCGAGCGCCGGGTCGCCATCAAGGTCATGCACGGGCACCTCTCCGACGACGCGACGTTCAAGAACCGCTTCGTCCAGGAGGCGCGCTCCGCCGCGCGCCTGGCCCACCCGAACGTGGTCAGCGTCTTCGACCAGGGCCAGGACTCCGACATGGCCTACCTGGTGATGGAGTACCTCCCCGGCATCACCCTGCGCGACCTGCTCAAGGAGCGCGGACGGCTCACGGCCCAGCAGGTCGTCGACATCATGCACTCGGTGCTGTCCGGGCTCGCGGCCGCGCACCGGGCGGGGATCCTGCACCGCGACCTCAAGCCGGAGAACGTGCTGCTGGCCGACGACGGCCGGATCAAGATCGGCGACTTCGGCCTCGCTCGGGCCGCGAGCGCGAACACCGCGTCCGGTCAGGCGCTCCTCGGCACGATCGCCTACCTCTCCCCCGAGCTGGTGACCCGCGGCACCGCCGACACCCGCAGCGACATCTACGCCATCGGCATCATGATCTACGAGATGCTCACCGGCGAGCAGCCCTTCACGGGCGAGCAGCCGATGCAGATCGCCTACCAGCACGCCAACGACTCGGTCCCCTACCCCAGCGCGAAGGTGCCCTCGGTGCCGACCTCGCTCGACGAGCTCGTGCTCTGGGCGACCGAGCGGGACCCGGACATGCGCCCGCGCGACGCCGGCGTGATGCTGGCGCAGCTGCTCGAGGCCGAGCGCCTGATGGGCATCACGCCGACCGACCGCCGCGGCGCGGACACCCAGGCCGTCACCCCCCTTCCGGTGGCGGAGCCCGCCACCGCGCTGCTGTTCGACGAGGCCGTCACGGGGCACACCTCGGTGATCGAGGGACCGCCCGCGGAGCTCGAGCAGCGCGACGACGACGACGCGGTCGCCCGCCTCGCGACGAAGCGCCGCACGCGCCGCCGACGCGGCGTGCTGCTGACGGTGATCGTCCTGCTGCTCGCCCTCATCGGCGGCGGGACCGCCTGGTGGTACGGCGAGGGCCCCGGCGCGATCGTGAACGTGCCGGACGTGGTGAGCCG
Proteins encoded in this window:
- a CDS encoding polyprenyl synthetase family protein, whose product is MNHSTRLVDRVQFRIDEFLTGRTPILRSIGEDVSALGDLSRDFLSGGKRFRARFCEAGWTAVSAVPSDVHRSASDPIARVGASLELFHAAALVHDDVIDNSDTRRGAPAAHRRFSALHEDGGWSGSADEFGRSSAILLGDLLLVWSDEIFADAEWALEDRTAAARARAEFNLMRTEVTLGQYLDILEESAWVRHPEHEHLERSERVVVFKSAKYSIEAPLAIGGSLGGGDDAQIDALRGFGLPLGIAFQLRDDVLGVFGDPVVTGKPAGDDLREGKRTVLLGLARAAASSSERDELDAVVGRTDARADDIARAQEIVAGSGALDRLEERIAREVAAALAVLPDAPLREEGLAELRELADRVTARTA
- a CDS encoding Rv2175c family DNA-binding protein, which gives rise to MTDSSAASASPSTPEIEWLTVPDLVEVTGLGVSRVRRLLEERHLLGTRRDGRLVVPSVFLRDGEPLSEIRGTAILLSDQGFSDDEAIDWLLADEDSLGTSPVQALLAGRKAEVRRVAQALA
- the pknB gene encoding Stk1 family PASTA domain-containing Ser/Thr kinase; this encodes MTTSQLDPLLGRLVDGRYEVRSRIARGGMATVYLAHDQRLERRVAIKVMHGHLSDDATFKNRFVQEARSAARLAHPNVVSVFDQGQDSDMAYLVMEYLPGITLRDLLKERGRLTAQQVVDIMHSVLSGLAAAHRAGILHRDLKPENVLLADDGRIKIGDFGLARAASANTASGQALLGTIAYLSPELVTRGTADTRSDIYAIGIMIYEMLTGEQPFTGEQPMQIAYQHANDSVPYPSAKVPSVPTSLDELVLWATERDPDMRPRDAGVMLAQLLEAERLMGITPTDRRGADTQAVTPLPVAEPATALLFDEAVTGHTSVIEGPPAELEQRDDDDAVARLATKRRTRRRRGVLLTVIVLLLALIGGGTAWWYGEGPGAIVNVPDVVSRSQDEATAALVSQGFEVSPQQANDLTVPAGTVLSTDPPGGQGLHKGDVVTLVVSSGPRQLPVPALAGVSEEEARAAIQAAPFTVGDVTRIFDADVPAGVVVSASLPDGGELPATMSETSTIAMVVSLGAIPNVVGLTVDEATAAAKDAGLALDREREDWSDTVAAGVVLTQINPEAPATTGDTVSVVVSKGPQPVAVPNVVGMTRDQAKAALSAVDLKWSYGLTTPLIDQVPDEVTKVTNQSDKEGALVQRGTTVQLSITISI